A DNA window from Syntrophobacterales bacterium contains the following coding sequences:
- a CDS encoding ferritin, which translates to MIGKKMEDALNGQINKELYSAYLYMAMSAYSNSLGLKGFANWFMVQYHEEMLHAMKFYEYIQRQGGKVKLMTLAEPPREWKSPLEMFQKTLEHEKFITKSINDLVDLAIAEKDHATNIFLQWYITEQIEEEGNDNDIIANLDLLGKGKDASNGLFMIDKELATRMTTVPTDFSKGIESAMKAASIA; encoded by the coding sequence ATGATCGGTAAAAAGATGGAAGACGCGCTAAACGGCCAGATCAACAAGGAGCTTTACTCTGCATATCTCTATATGGCGATGTCGGCCTACAGCAACTCGCTGGGCTTGAAGGGATTCGCAAACTGGTTCATGGTTCAGTACCACGAGGAGATGCTGCATGCCATGAAATTCTATGAGTACATTCAGCGACAGGGCGGCAAGGTCAAACTGATGACGCTTGCGGAACCGCCTCGGGAGTGGAAGTCCCCGCTCGAGATGTTCCAGAAGACGCTGGAACATGAAAAATTCATAACCAAATCGATCAACGACCTGGTTGATTTGGCCATCGCCGAGAAAGACCACGCTACGAATATCTTTCTGCAATGGTACATAACAGAGCAGATCGAAGAAGAAGGAAACGACAACGATATCATCGCCAACCTCGATTTGCTCGGCAAGGGGAAAGATGCCAGCAACGGCCTTTTCATGATCGACAAGGAACTCGCAACCAGAATGACAACCGTGCCTACCGATTTCAGCAAGGGAATCGAGTCGGCAATGAAA